GTGGCGCGCGCGTCTTCCATCGCGTCGAGCGAGCAGCACGGGTTGATGAACCCCTGCTCGTCCGGCGGGTTGTAGAGACGCATGTTGACGCCGAGGACGCGATAACCGCGCTCGCGAAGGACGAGTGCGGCAACAGCTGAATCGACGCCGCCGCTCATCGCGACAACGATCGTTTGCCCGGCACCGTCAATCGGCCCGACATCGTAGCGCTCGATCAATGCGCGCGCGGCCTCCGGTTCAAGGCGCGGAAGCACACTCGGCAGCGTACGCCGGCCACACTGGGGTGCCTGGCTGATCGTCGCCGTTGGTGAGCTGGTTGGAATGAGTGGGATTGTGCGCTGCGTCATGGTGCCCTTCGACGTTGGTACCGAGTATTCTTTCTCCATTGTACTCCTGCAATCTGTTCGGTCAGGTGGCAGAATTCCTTATGTTATGATGTTCATGCACAGGGCCTGCCTCTGACGGCGGAGGCGCTGCAAACACTTGGATTTCCCAATGTCGACCGAATCCATCCAGGCACCACGAGGCAAAACCCGCAGCGACATCCTCAATGTCCTCAAGCGTTCTGACGGCCTGACCGCCGATCAGTTGGCTGACCAGCTCGGCATCACCTCGATGGCGGTGCGCAAGCATCTGGCAGCGCTTGAAGGCGAAGGGCTGCTGGAGACATCCGTCGAGCGTCGACCAATCGGGCGACCTGCGGCGGTCTACCGCCTTTCGGAACAGTCCGATGCACTCTTCCCCCAGCAGTACGACACGCTGGCCGTGGACATGCTGATCGATCTGGCGACGCTGGACGGTCCGGGCAAGCTGGATCTGCTGTTCAGCCGCCGGGCTGACCGTACCTTCGAGTACCTTGAGCAGCGCGTGAGTGCGGTCGACACGTTCGATGAACGCGTGCGCGCACTGGCTGAGGGGATGGACGCGCTCGGCTATCTGGCGGAGTGGGAGCAGGTCGGTCCTGGCGTCTATGTCGTGAATCAGTACAACTGCGCCATTCAGCGCATTGCCGCTTCATTTCCTCAGGTCTGCTACTACGAAATGGAGACCTACCAGAAGCTTCTCGACGCCGATGTTGAACGCACGTGCCATCTTGCTTCGGGTGATCACCTCTGCAGCTACCTCATCACTGAGCGCCACTCCGGCGCAGCAACGGAATAGCATCGACACGCGATACTTGTCGCTGGAACGCCAGCAATGTATTGTGTCAATAGACCTCATGAAATTCGGTATCATGCGCGGCTGGCGAGAAGTCCGCACCGGCGGACGCTATTTGGGAGCGAGCCGCACTATTCAATACCGCTGGCGGTGGAATCCCCTGCAAAACACGACGCCAATGCAATGCTGGAAGTGCAGAAGGGACGACCCTATGGTTCATGTGTTTGCTGGAGAGCTCAGTATGATCGACCCCGAAGTGATGGAGTCGATTAAGCGATTACCCGACAGTTTCTGGGCGTTTGCAGAATTCAACATAGGACGCAATATCGACTGGTTCATCATCCGCCCCGATGATCCCTCCACGCTCATCCTCACCGAGGTCAAGCGAATGAGCAAGCCGATTCGGGGAGCCGTCAATGGGCTGTGGGAAAAGCAGAGCCCGACTGGCGACTGGGAAGAAATGCCTGCTAACGGCACCGATACCAATCCGTACTGGCAAGCGGTCAACGCGGCGAATGCGCTGGCAGACTGGCTCTGGAATAACCAGCAGCTCTATCGCGAGAACAACGACATTCGCCCCTCCGGCGACTTTCGCGTCTGGCCGGACCTCCTTTTGCTCAGCCCTCCCGGAACGCAGCACCGCCTGCCGCTGGCTCCACCCAGCCGATACGGTCGCTGGTGGTTCAACGTTGACGACTGGATTCGTCACGTTGACGGCTGGACGCCGCGGACTGGCGTTGGTCTGTCGACCCGGGAGATTGAGAACCTTGCGGAATCGCTGCGCCTGACCGAGCTCTGGGCGGGCGGGGACACGGGCGATCAGATACTGCCCCAGTCCACACCGCCTGAACCGACGATGCCGTCATTCGATGTCTACGGACTTGCCGCATATCTGCGCGCAATCGAAGACCGGGTGACGCGTCTGGAGCGCGAAGTAGCGGAACTCTCCGCAGAGTTGAACGATGACGAGCCCCGGCTGGGGTAACCGTCGCTACGGTCTATCGATATGAACGAAGGGGTGGCATTGATTGCGCATCCCTCGTACACTTATATCGTAAGGCGATGTATATGAGAGGGCACATGCGCCGATCACTAATCGACATCGACGACCATCGCGCTTTGGCAGAATTTCGTTATCAAATTCGGAAGTTTCTGTCATTCAGTGAGCGTGCTGCGCGTGAAGCGGGGATCGAGCCGCAGCAACACCAGTTGCTACTCGCGCTCACCGGTTTGCCGGATGGAACTGCACCCACCATCGGCGAGCTGGCTGACCGGCTTCAGATTCAGCACCACAGCACGGTCGAGCTTGTCTCGCGGCTTGCCAAGCGTGAGATGGTACGGCGAACGCGGAACCCAGCCGACCGCCGTCAGGTGTTCGTCGAGCTGACCGATGAGGGCCATGCGATCATGGCCCAGCTGTCGGCAGTGCATCTGGAGGAGCTCAACCGGGTTGGTCCGGAGCTCGCCCGTGCACTGAGTTCAATTGTCGAGGAGTCGGCGCAGGTTGCCCCCTCTCGCAGTGCGTAGCGAAGGGGGAACGCTTGACAGCAACGACACCTGACGACGGCGTCAGTCAATCACCGGGCCGCCCAGATGCGGCCCATTCCCGTCCATGGGAGCCAGGACAACACAACGACCCAGCGATGGAGCTTGGCGACTTCACCACTACAGTCCGCGTGATTTTTATCGCTGCCGTGGCGATTGGTCTTGGCGTCGTCAGCGCCGGTGTCGCCTGGTTTCTCCTCAAGCTCATCGGTTTCTTCACCAATCTGTTCTTCTTCGGGCGGATTGACTTCTCGCTGGCCGATCCGGCTGACGCGAATCTCGGACTCCTGATTATTGCGATCCCGGTTATCGGCTCGCTGATCGTCGGCCTGCTGGCCCGCTTCGGCTCGGAGCGGATTCGCGGCCACGGTATCCCCGAGGCAATCGAGGCGATTCTGATCAACGGCTCGCGGGTCGAGCCGCGCGTCGCCTTCTTCAAGCCCGTCTCGTCTGCCATCTCGATCGGCTCCGGCGGCCCGTTCGGCGCGGAAGGCCCGATCATCATGACCGGCGGGGCTGTCGGCTCGCTGGTCGCGCAGCTGCTTCGCCTCACCGCCGCCGAGCGCAAGACGCTGCTGGTCGCTGGCGCGGCAGCTGGTATGTCGGCCACGTTCGCCGCGCCGGTCGCGTCGGTGCTGCTGGCTGTTGAGCTGCTGCTGTTCGAGTGGAAGCCACGCAGCCTGATCCCGGTGGCACTTGCCAGCGCCACGGCTGCCGTGATGCGGCGCTACATTATCGGCATCGGGCCGATCTTCCCGACACCGCCGCATCCCGAATTCATCGGCATTGGCGGCATTCTGGGCTGCGTGGCGATCGGTCTGCTGGCCGGATTCGTGTCGTTGGCCCTCACCGCCGGCGTCTACTTCTTCGAGGATGCGTTCCACCGCCTGCCGATTCACTGGATGTGGTGGCCGGCCATTGGTGGTCTGGTCGTTGGTATTGGCGGCTACATCTTCCCCGAGGCGCTCGGCGTTGGTTACGGCACAATCGACCGTCTCCTGCAAGGCAACACAACGTCGGCGCTGATTCTGGGCATTCTGCTGGTGAAATCGACGATCTGGGCGGTCGCGCTCGGTTCGGGCACATCCGGCGGCGTCCTGGCACCGTTGCTGATGATCGGTGGTGCCTCAGGAGGGCTGGCTGCGTACATTCTTCCGGACATTGGCCCCGGCTATTGGGCGCTGATCGCGATGGGCGCGATCATGGGCGGCACGATGCGGTCGCCATTTACCGGCGTCGTCTTCGCCCTGGAGCTGACCCACGATATCAACCCGCTGCTGCCGCTCCTCATCGCTGTGACGGTCGCGCACGGGGTGACGGTGCTGGCATTGAAACGCTCGATCCTGACCGAGAAGATCAGTCGGCGTGGCTATCACGTCAGCCGCGAATACTCGATCGATCCGCTGGAGATCCTGTTTGTTCGTGAAGTCATGCGCACGAATGCAGGGTACTGCCCGACACGATCGCGCAGGCCGGGTTGCGGAAGCCGCTGCGACGACGCGTGACCGCCAGACTCGGGCAGCGGCTGTACCCGATCGTCGATGGGAACAACCGCCTGGTTGGTGTGGTGCCGTCGAACAGCGTGCAAGCGGCAGACGGCTCCTGCCCGGATCTGGCAGAGATCCTGGTGACGAATCCGATGGTTGCTTATCCCGATGAGCCGTTGCGGCTGGTCGTGTATCGCATGGCCGAGACGCGGCTGACGCGTTTCCCGGTCGTCGATCGTCAGACAGGTCGCGTCGTCGGGATGATCTCACTCAACGACCTGCTCATGGCTCGCGTTCGCAACCTGGAGGCCGAACGCCGTCGCGAACGGGTGTTGCCGGTGCGCTTCACAAACCCGCTGCACTCGGCACGTGACTCGTCGCGAGACGGTGTGCGCACCAGCTGACCTGTCGACAGCGGCGCAATCCGCGCTAGACTGCCGCAATCGGCTGGTTGCAGGCAGTTGGCGGGAGCGTGCCATGACCGTAGAGCATCATTCGGAACACGAGGACGTTGATGATCGTCTGGCTGAGGCGATCGCAACGTCCGTCGAAGCGTCGCTGTCGTACGAGCTGGACGATGCCGCGCGGCAGGTGCTGCGCGACACGGCCAGACGCCATCAGCAGATGGCCGCCAAGCTGCGCGAGACGCCGCTGACGAACGCCGATGAGCCGGACTTCGTGTTCGTCCCATTCCGGGCGGAGGGCTGAGATGACAACTTCCGTTTACAACCGGACCATCGGCGAGCTTGGCGCAATGCTGCGCTCCGGCGAGACGACGCCGACTGAGCTGACGCGCATGTACCTGGAGCGCCTGGATACCGTCGCGCGGAACTACAACGCGGTCGTGACGATCACCGAGGAGCGCGCGCTGCGTGAGGCGGCGACTGCCGAGGCCGAGCTGGCTGCCGGACAGGATCGCGGCCCGCTGCACGGCATTCCCTGGGGTGCGAAGGATCTGCTGGCGGTCGAGGGTTACCCGACGACCTGGGGTGCAGAGCCGCTCCGTGACCAGTCTTTCAATGCGGATGCGACCGTCGTGCGTCGTCTGCGCGATGCCGGCGCTGTGCTGGTGGCCAAGCTCTCGATGGTCGAGCTGGCCGGCGGGATGGGCTACCGGCAGCCGAACGCCTCGCTGACCGGACCCGGCATCACGCCGTGGGCGGCGGATACGTCGCCGAGCTGGTCGGGCGGCTCGTCGAGCGGCTCCGGCTCCGCAGTCTCTGCCGG
This window of the Thermomicrobiales bacterium genome carries:
- a CDS encoding transcriptional regulator gives rise to the protein MSTESIQAPRGKTRSDILNVLKRSDGLTADQLADQLGITSMAVRKHLAALEGEGLLETSVERRPIGRPAAVYRLSEQSDALFPQQYDTLAVDMLIDLATLDGPGKLDLLFSRRADRTFEYLEQRVSAVDTFDERVRALAEGMDALGYLAEWEQVGPGVYVVNQYNCAIQRIAASFPQVCYYEMETYQKLLDADVERTCHLASGDHLCSYLITERHSGAATE
- a CDS encoding NERD domain-containing protein, translated to MSLERQQCIVSIDLMKFGIMRGWREVRTGGRYLGASRTIQYRWRWNPLQNTTPMQCWKCRRDDPMVHVFAGELSMIDPEVMESIKRLPDSFWAFAEFNIGRNIDWFIIRPDDPSTLILTEVKRMSKPIRGAVNGLWEKQSPTGDWEEMPANGTDTNPYWQAVNAANALADWLWNNQQLYRENNDIRPSGDFRVWPDLLLLSPPGTQHRLPLAPPSRYGRWWFNVDDWIRHVDGWTPRTGVGLSTREIENLAESLRLTELWAGGDTGDQILPQSTPPEPTMPSFDVYGLAAYLRAIEDRVTRLEREVAELSAELNDDEPRLG
- a CDS encoding MarR family transcriptional regulator is translated as MRRSLIDIDDHRALAEFRYQIRKFLSFSERAAREAGIEPQQHQLLLALTGLPDGTAPTIGELADRLQIQHHSTVELVSRLAKREMVRRTRNPADRRQVFVELTDEGHAIMAQLSAVHLEELNRVGPELARALSSIVEESAQVAPSRSA
- a CDS encoding chloride channel protein produces the protein MELGDFTTTVRVIFIAAVAIGLGVVSAGVAWFLLKLIGFFTNLFFFGRIDFSLADPADANLGLLIIAIPVIGSLIVGLLARFGSERIRGHGIPEAIEAILINGSRVEPRVAFFKPVSSAISIGSGGPFGAEGPIIMTGGAVGSLVAQLLRLTAAERKTLLVAGAAAGMSATFAAPVASVLLAVELLLFEWKPRSLIPVALASATAAVMRRYIIGIGPIFPTPPHPEFIGIGGILGCVAIGLLAGFVSLALTAGVYFFEDAFHRLPIHWMWWPAIGGLVVGIGGYIFPEALGVGYGTIDRLLQGNTTSALILGILLVKSTIWAVALGSGTSGGVLAPLLMIGGASGGLAAYILPDIGPGYWALIAMGAIMGGTMRSPFTGVVFALELTHDINPLLPLLIAVTVAHGVTVLALKRSILTEKISRRGYHVSREYSIDPLEILFVREVMRTNAGYCPTRSRRPGCGSRCDDA
- a CDS encoding CBS domain-containing protein; translated protein: MTARLGQRLYPIVDGNNRLVGVVPSNSVQAADGSCPDLAEILVTNPMVAYPDEPLRLVVYRMAETRLTRFPVVDRQTGRVVGMISLNDLLMARVRNLEAERRRERVLPVRFTNPLHSARDSSRDGVRTS